DNA sequence from the Nicotiana tomentosiformis chromosome 3, ASM39032v3, whole genome shotgun sequence genome:
CACAATCATTGATACCCAGTCCTCCTCCCTTTTTTTCTTTGCAGACTATCTTCCAAGATATCAGTGGGACTCTATTAGTGTGCACTTTTTCATACCAGAAATAGTTCCTGCATATCCCCGTGATATCCTTCAGGACCTTTCTTGGCAGTATAAATATTGACGCCGAGTAAACATAGAGATTCATCAGCACTGAGTTGATCAATTGTGCTCTCCCTGTATAAGATAGATTTCTACTCCCCAGGTTTTAATTATGCTTGTCATTTTTTCCACCAGCATTTCACAGTCCATACTAGACAGTTTTTTTGGTGATATAGGCACACCTATGTATTTAAATGTTAGTCTCCCTTCTTTATAGCCTGTTAACTCACATATCTCAAATATCTGTTGCCTACTCATATTGGCACTGAAAATGTTGGACTTTGGACTGTTTGTTGTCAGCCCTGATGTTTGAGAGAAAGATGCCAGATCTCTGATTAACAACATTATTGCTTGTGGTTCCCCTTTGCAGAATAGAAGTACATCATCTACAAAGCATAAATGATTCGACCCTAAGCTTTTATATTTTGGATGATATGCAATCCCCTTTTGCTGTCTAACCATCTCTATTATTCTTGAGAGATATTCGATACAGATCACAAATATCAGTGGTGATATTGGATCCCCTTGTCTCAATCCTCTCTTCCCTTCAATGTTCCCACATAAGCCCTCATTTATTGCTAATGAATAGCTTGTAGTGGTGATGCACTCCATAACCCATTGAATGAAAGTTGTATGGTAGTTCAGTGCCATCATCATTTCCTTGACAAACTCCCACTCCACATTGTCATAAGCTTTCTTTAAGTCAATTTTTATCAGACAACTCTTTGTTGTAGCCTTTATGTTATACAGTCTTACTAGGTCCTAGCATATCGATATATTTTGTACTATTGATCTTCCTTCTACAAAGGCACTTTGACTTGGTGATATTATGGTTGGCAAGATTTCTTTTAGTCTACTACATAATACTTTAGAAATCACTTTATATATAGTATTGCATAAAGTTATTGATCTGTAATCTCCCACTGATTCAACATGTATCCCTTTTGGAATCAAAGTGATGACAATTTTGTTAAGTGCTTTCAGCATCTTACTAGATTTGAAGAATTCAGTTACACATTCCTCTACATCTTTTCCAACTATGTCCCATGCATCTTTGAAGAATTGGATACCATATCCATCAATCCCTAGTGATTTCTCCTCTGGTATGCTCCATAATACTTTTTTGATTTCTTCTTTTGTGACTGTCTTTACCATTTTCTGTTTATGATCTTCATCAATGATTTTCCCTTTTCTTATTAGTGCACTACATACATGTGACCTCTCCCTATTTGTTGTCCCTAATAGCTTTGTGTAAAACTCAATGAAAGCTTGAGCCACAGTTTCTGGTTGGTCCTGTTCTGTCCCAGTAGAATCTTTGATGGAGAAGATCATGTTGGTATTCATTATTGCCTTCATATACCCATGaaatattttagtattttgatctCCATGTTGCATCCATGTGATCTTACTTTTTTGCCTTTGGAATTGTTCTCTTGCATGTTGCCATTGCATGCATTCTCTGGCTAAGCTTTGCTCCTCCCCCCTTAGGCTCATATTATAAGGGTCCTTTTGTATCCTCGTCTGGCATACCTTGAGTGTCTCCATACTTTGTTCTGCTTTGATTTCAACCTTTGCAAATTTTCCTTTGTTTAGGATTTTCAGCACCCTTTTCAGTCTGTTTAGTTTTCCCACCATTTGATACATTTTAGTCCCCCTGGTGTGCTTTTTCTAGTTCTCTTTCACTTTTTCATGGAAGTCACTAGCCATACTCCACATGTTAAAGTATCTAAACATTCTTTGTTGCATCTTTCCTGGTTGCACCCATCTTACCAATGCTGGGCAATGATCAAACAGTCCCTCATTTTGGTAGTACACTTCAGAGTCTGGTAGTGTTATCAACCAGTCATTATTTATTAGAACTCTATCAATCCTGCTCATCACTTTATCTTCTCCTTCATGTTTGTTGTTCCATGTATAGAAGTATAGTGATGATTTCATCTCTTGCATCTCACATTTTTGCATACATTCTTTAAATCCTTTTATTTCTGCAAAAGTAACTTTGCTTCCTTTTCTTTCATCTGATTGCAATACACTGTTGAAATCTCCCATTGTTGCCCAAGGCCCTTTTCTTTGTTTATGAATTTCCTCTATGTCTTCCCATAGTTTTCTCCTCATGCCACAGTCATTGAATCCATATACCCATGTGATTTCTATTTCCCTTTTTGTTCCAATGTGCTTAATAGCATAGTGAATCACCTATTTAGTAGTTCTTCTGATGTCCACTTAATAGATATGAGGTTTCCATAATAACCAGATTCTTTCACCGGGGTGCTTGTCCAGATTAGTAACAAATGACCATCCCTTACAAAGATTAAGAGAGGCTTTGTGAGCCTTTTTCCTCTTAATCCTTGTCTCTAGGAGCCCAAACATTCCTACTTGAGAGTTGTGCACAAAGAACAACACTTCCCTCTATTTTTGAGGTTTGTTTAGGCCTCTAACATTCGAGAATCCTAACTTATCTGTGGGGATGGGGCCCTGCCCCATTTCCCCCACTTCCTGGACCCTCCCTTTTTTTATTTACTCTTGTGTTTGATGTACTAGTTTTCTGAGCGTTTTGATTACCACCAGTTTCTTCCTCTGTATTCCTCAATGCATCAAAGGTATTTCCTACTGATATTGGTTTTTTTACTTGCCAATTCAACAACATCTGAGTTCTGCTTTTTTCTGCCCCTCCCTGTTCTTTTTTTGTGGCTTGTTGTCTCTCATTTTCCTTATGTTGTTGCTCCACTATTACTTCAGTACTTTCATTCTGTGTTTTCTGTCCTTCAATTTCTTTCTCTTGTCTTTTTTTTATCTGTGCAAATTTTTCCTCTTGCTTCTGATTTTCCACATCATTGCTTGTGTCTTCTCCATTGGTCTGTTGTGCCTGTTTTTGTCGTTGCATTACTTCATTCCTTCTGCATTCCTCTATGGTGTGTCCAAAGTTATTATATTTCGTACATAAGATTGGTTTCCATTCATAAACTACTTCCTGTTCCACTGTCTTCCCCATCTCATTTTCAAACATCACCTTGGAAGGATACTGTTGATTTGGAGTCATTTCAATTAGTACCCTTGCAAATGTTAGCCTCTCCTTCTTGTGGTTGCACTATCCGCTCGCAGAGATTTCCCAATTAGCCCAACAATTTTTGTTAGAGTACATTTTCCCCAATATGTGATGTCCAGGGCCATTAAACGAACCCAGACTGGAACTCATTCAATTGATTCTTTGGTACATTCCATATCACACCTCCATAGTTTCACCACAACTGGTTTTCTGTCAAATATTCGTATTCCCTCTTCCACCACCTTATTCCGACTTTTTACTTTATGAAATCTTATAATAAACACCCTCCTATTTATTTGCACAATTTTGTCAATCCCTAGTGTTCCCCATATACGGCGAAAGTACCCCTCCATTACAATTTGGGAGGGATTGGACCCAAGCACATAGCAGATCACTGCTGTATTCCAGTATTCAACTTCTTCCTGAATGTCATCCATTGTTATTTTCACATTGATTACCCTTTGTTCTCCCACTAGCAAGTCATTATCATTTTCCTCTGGGATCACCCCAACAATTTTACTCCACGATGAACTTAGGGTTTATgatttaccttgttctgagcttTCCGCCTCCTCTTCTACAAGATCCGCCCATAATTTGGTGGATTGTTATCCCGATGTTTGAGCTAATTCCTaatggtataaccatctgctcGATCGGTAATGGTGCTATCCCTTGTAACACATTTggatttttgaaatttttcgcATCTGCAGTTTGAGGTCCATTCCTTGGCTATTGATTTCCTCCACTTTGTGTGTTTTTCCCCCTCTCGATTTTGTGTTCCTCACCATGGTCATCTTTCACTCAGGAGGAGCGCtcattctagagagagaaagtttTAATAAGCTAAAAATATTTGACAGAAGTTTGTGCTAAAAATTAGCAGTTTTTTCTATTGTATATTTATTATATTCTACCTTTTTCAATTTGTTTTCTTCTAACTTCTCTCTTTGTTTTTTCCACCATGTCGAACTATACCAAGTATTCATAATAATTTTCTTTCCACCATGACTTGAATATTTATAACATCTTATTAGGTTTGCAGTTTTGAAGTCTTAAGGCAGCTCCCAAAGTATTTCTTCCTCCAACAGTGAGCCTTTATTGATGAGTATTCACGCACCGTAATTTTCTTATTCTGCGTTACGCATTTGGGCAACAAGTAATTATCGTCAAATCACCCCTTAAGAATCAAAGTTAGATTCCAAGATATAGGATGCGATACTAATAATTCTTCGTAATAACTGAACTTATaatgaacaaaaattaaaaaataattagagGAGATTCAATGTAATATCAAGTTACAATTCGAGGAATTCatcaagaatgaaagaaagtatGCTAACAAGTTTGAAAGAAACTTAACAACCTATGTACACTAACTTAATGTATTAACCAAACACAAGTATTATTAAAGTATATATCAGTTGTTACCAACATATAAACTAACTGTCAAGTATGTATTACATTAGACAAAGGGATGACATATTATAACCACACAAAAAAAATAACCGAAAGTGATAGCATGACATCCTAATGCCACCATGAACAACTAATAACCAAAAATATAAGTTCTTACTAATCCTACATCCATCATCATTCCTGATCTCTCTCTAAATGAATAAAATGTGTTAAGACGTCTCAGAAATTTAGGTTCCGTATTTTTAAATAATGGCTTTGGCGGGTTTGGGttattgaatttttttaaaaatgattaTTTTATTAATCTGGTGGCTTTCCGTTAGGTGGAGGGTATTATTAAAAAGTTTGGCTAACGGCAAGGGTAAATATGACCTCATAGTATGACGTACGGAGGATAAATATGAACAATATACCatagtagaggggtatatttcaCCCTTTTCCCTTTAAAGAAACATGCAGTGGTATATAGTTTCACAAATAAAAACTTAACAATCTTTATTAATTATCAACACTAGTGGAGGACTATAGTCTTCCTTATTCCTTTAGTGATACAGACTATAACAGTGAAATGATCCCACCAATACTAACTACAGATAGTAGTACTAGTAATTCTAGAGCTTATGAAATGTAACTTTCAAAGGTTGATCAGATCTAGAACCAATAAACAAAACCCTTTTGCTACCTTCAACAAGTATTCCAATTTCTCCACAGAATGGTCTGCATGTCTCACAAACTCCAGGACAATACACAAGTTTGTAAGCATCCTCGTACTTGTCAATCCTAAACCAATTGCTCAATGTTTCACGCCCAGGATTTCCTTCTACTCCACCAACTGTCACCAAATAACGCTGCGGAATTAATTCAGTGTTAATTCTCCATACTGTAGACGAATCAGAGATATGAATAGACGTAAATTTCACGTTCAGATCAGTTGATATTCCGATGATGTTTTCGTTAGGGTTCACAGGTGAAAATTGAAGGTAACCGCCGATTGAAGATTCATCCGCATGTTGGCTTACGACTAACGGGTTGGTTCGGTTCCTAATGGAAGCCACCTGAAGTCCACCGCCGTTGCCCTGACCCGCCGGAAGGATATAATAATTCACTCCTGTCCGGACAGCGTTACCGGAAACGTCGAGCACCGGGTCAGGAACATCCTGAGCTTTTACGAGGAATAAAAAGCTTGTTGATAATGTAACAAGAAGAAAAGGTACCATGAATCGTGCAACGTTAAAAAATTCCATTGTTAAACTAACTTGTGAATGGATAAAATAAACTTAGAGAAGCAGCGCTATTTGTAGAACTGGATAAAGGTTGCGTAATATATGGAGTAGTTTCAAAATTATCAGTCACTTCAAAGATTTTTCTTATTCAGATCGATGGAATTGACTATCAACTTTTCTAGCCTTTTAATCTTGTATAAAGCCGTGATTATAAATAATGTATGGTTTGACATTTTTTCTATGTAACCTATATGCATGCCTTACATTTTACACATTAAGCAGTGGGATAGCAATAAGAGTATTATCCTCGTAGAATCTtagttgaaattcttgtacataTTTGAATTGTGTACTCAGCTTTTCAAATGTTGAACTATATTCACAAATGGACGAAGTAAGAGACGTAAGCCTCTTGTACAAGTACACttgggattaaggtggatctatAATTTGAAGCATATAGGTCCGCACAACATACTCTCGATCACGC
Encoded proteins:
- the LOC104107610 gene encoding kunitz trypsin inhibitor 5-like: MEFFNVARFMVPFLLVTLSTSFLFLVKAQDVPDPVLDVSGNAVRTGVNYYILPAGQGNGGGLQVASIRNRTNPLVVSQHADESSIGGYLQFSPVNPNENIIGISTDLNVKFTSIHISDSSTVWRINTELIPQRYLVTVGGVEGNPGRETLSNWFRIDKYEDAYKLVYCPGVCETCRPFCGEIGILVEGSKRVLFIGSRSDQPLKVTFHKL